A genome region from Thermotoga sp. Mc24 includes the following:
- a CDS encoding RNA-guided endonuclease InsQ/TnpB family protein: MTVTLTCRFKLELSKDQKQQFLDIATAYTNAVNYVLEQNLKDKSTNVKKLHRLYYKTIREDFDLPAQMAINVNRDVSAMYKTLWAQFKELKRRKPDSKAVKKFWDKPPKRKSLIVKYTYNRTASFKKINGEWHASLSTLQGRIKWIPMKGWSKHFEYLKSCKIGDPILTYDKSSKTFFLLVPVTLEVQEHQPKEIVGVDVGERHIAAVASTKGTRYLIDLPEEFKQRKQHYQRLRSELMSKGTRSAKRKLARISRREKRFTENVLHIIAKKLTTSHPGARFVLEDLTQIRANRITYRGKDKEARRQSEQWPFASLQQKIEYKAKLYYGVQSEKVDPSYTSQTCPRCGHVSKENRPDHGERFVCQSCGYEEHADIVGAINIALRVLAKDQQVNLEKLLGAVVSRPDAPRLG; this comes from the coding sequence ATGACTGTGACTCTGACCTGTAGATTCAAACTCGAACTCAGCAAGGACCAAAAACAGCAGTTCCTGGATATTGCGACGGCTTACACAAACGCCGTCAACTATGTGCTCGAACAAAACCTCAAGGACAAATCGACGAACGTCAAAAAACTCCACAGACTTTACTACAAAACCATCCGCGAAGACTTCGACCTTCCAGCACAGATGGCTATTAACGTAAACAGAGACGTCTCTGCAATGTACAAAACTCTCTGGGCTCAGTTCAAAGAACTCAAGCGCCGCAAACCTGATTCGAAGGCAGTCAAGAAATTCTGGGATAAACCACCGAAGCGAAAGAGCTTGATCGTCAAATACACGTACAACCGAACTGCAAGCTTCAAAAAGATCAACGGAGAGTGGCACGCTTCTTTGTCCACACTTCAAGGTCGAATCAAATGGATCCCGATGAAAGGCTGGTCCAAACACTTTGAGTACCTCAAGTCTTGCAAGATCGGCGATCCGATACTGACTTACGACAAATCATCCAAAACCTTCTTCTTGCTTGTTCCTGTGACTCTTGAAGTTCAGGAACATCAACCAAAAGAAATCGTCGGTGTTGACGTTGGAGAAAGACACATTGCTGCTGTTGCTTCTACCAAAGGCACCAGGTATCTGATAGACCTTCCTGAAGAGTTCAAACAAAGAAAACAACACTATCAGCGTCTGCGCTCTGAGCTCATGTCAAAAGGCACTCGCTCTGCTAAGAGAAAGCTTGCCAGGATCAGCAGGCGAGAGAAACGGTTCACTGAGAACGTACTGCACATCATTGCAAAAAAGCTCACCACAAGCCACCCTGGTGCCAGGTTTGTTCTCGAAGACCTGACTCAGATCAGAGCTAACAGAATCACCTACCGCGGCAAAGACAAAGAAGCAAGAAGACAGTCAGAACAATGGCCGTTTGCAAGTCTTCAGCAAAAGATAGAGTACAAAGCGAAATTGTACTACGGAGTTCAGTCCGAAAAGGTCGACCCCAGCTACACCTCGCAAACCTGTCCCAGGTGCGGCCACGTCTCGAAAGAAAACAGACCAGACCATGGAGAGCGTTTTGTATGTCAAAGCTGCGGCTACGAAGAACACGCAGACATAGTTGGTGCGATCAACATAGCCCTGAGAGTTCTTGCCAAAGACCAGCAGGTCAATCTTGAAAAGCTTTTAGGGGCCGTTGTCAGCCGGCCTGATGCTCCCCGTTTGGGTTGA
- a CDS encoding NAD(P)/FAD-dependent oxidoreductase gives MRVGIVGAGPAGVAAAVFLRRYNVHVTVFEKNRVGGLLRNAHLVENIPVLPPASGEEICKTLEKRLFESGAELIWEEVVKVENEKILTEREIHSFDYVIVASGTIPRRIPEFEVSEKVVYEFIDLPEFEKLAIYGAGDAAFDSALNALVRGKEVHLFNRGSRIRALPLLVERAKKYEKFYYHERCPILKVEEESKMVKLKTEHGVFTFDALLLSVGRVPNTSFVEPGERNFIVGDARGGFRQVSIAMGSAIETAMEILRREGTVSATLPLKEGLLNPNGEHQAG, from the coding sequence GTGCGCGTTGGAATCGTTGGAGCAGGGCCAGCGGGAGTAGCAGCCGCTGTGTTTCTGAGGAGGTACAACGTTCACGTTACAGTGTTCGAAAAAAACAGGGTGGGAGGACTTTTGCGGAACGCCCATCTCGTTGAAAACATCCCGGTTTTGCCTCCAGCCTCCGGTGAAGAGATCTGCAAAACACTGGAGAAAAGATTATTTGAATCTGGTGCTGAACTCATATGGGAAGAAGTTGTAAAAGTGGAAAACGAAAAAATTCTGACAGAAAGAGAAATTCATTCGTTCGACTACGTGATCGTTGCAAGCGGCACGATTCCAAGGAGAATTCCAGAGTTCGAAGTATCTGAGAAGGTGGTCTATGAGTTCATCGATCTTCCAGAATTCGAAAAACTCGCAATCTATGGAGCAGGAGACGCTGCATTCGACAGTGCTTTGAACGCTCTTGTGAGAGGAAAAGAGGTACATCTTTTCAACAGAGGCAGCAGAATCAGAGCGCTTCCCCTTCTGGTCGAGAGAGCGAAAAAATACGAGAAATTCTATTATCATGAAAGATGCCCCATCCTCAAAGTGGAAGAAGAAAGCAAAATGGTTAAACTGAAAACAGAACACGGTGTTTTCACCTTCGACGCTCTCCTTTTGTCTGTAGGCAGGGTTCCAAACACTTCTTTCGTTGAACCTGGAGAAAGAAATTTCATCGTCGGAGATGCGAGAGGTGGCTTCAGGCAGGTATCGATAGCGATGGGCAGTGCCATCGAAACAGCGATGGAGATCCTGAGAAGAGAGGGAACAGTGTCAGCTACCCTCCCTCTGAAGGAGGGCTTGCTCAACCCAAACGGGGAGCATCAGGCCGGCTGA
- a CDS encoding isochorismatase family protein, producing the protein MFYFPEREKKRFTLKRPALLIIDLQNYFTSPDSPAYLRGVEVAIENIRKLKISFERAKLPVIATVHVGASPMMKKWWGNEVDKRWAVPVFSDVLLFEKNTYDAFYSTKLEEELRARNVNQLIITGVMTHLCCETTARSAFVRNFEVIMVEDALWDKNEWYHFSSLKNLAHGVAYIAKTEEILCALESLEQGQRE; encoded by the coding sequence ATGTTTTATTTCCCAGAAAGAGAAAAGAAAAGATTCACTTTGAAAAGGCCGGCACTTCTCATCATCGATCTTCAAAATTATTTCACCTCTCCTGACTCCCCAGCATACCTTCGGGGAGTGGAGGTTGCTATCGAAAACATCAGAAAACTGAAGATCTCCTTCGAAAGAGCGAAACTTCCCGTGATAGCCACGGTCCACGTGGGAGCGTCTCCGATGATGAAGAAGTGGTGGGGAAACGAAGTGGATAAAAGGTGGGCCGTTCCCGTTTTTTCCGATGTTCTTCTTTTTGAAAAGAACACGTACGACGCGTTTTATTCAACGAAACTCGAAGAAGAGCTCAGAGCAAGAAACGTCAACCAGCTGATCATAACAGGTGTGATGACACATCTTTGCTGTGAAACTACAGCCCGAAGCGCTTTTGTGAGAAACTTCGAAGTGATAATGGTGGAAGACGCTCTGTGGGATAAAAACGAATGGTACCACTTCTCTTCACTGAAAAACCTGGCACATGGAGTTGCGTACATCGCTAAGACGGAGGAGATCCTGTGCGCGTTGGAATCGTTGGAGCAGGGCCAGCGGGAGTAG
- a CDS encoding flagellin: MRVNDVSLMRYIQQLSLERKAPTPGSFLFNTVSELAVQQKLRGQIEGYKTTLSQIYNGIGLLKTANAGLESISTALQRARELAVQASNATLTDAERSMIQKEYEEIMRGVKRIIQQTTYNEQRVLAGDVRNLVIQTGPNEGQNVTVNIPNLEETLSELFEVDLSTFEGAQRSLETIDQALENISQIRGNVGSWMNRLESSARSVMNSYTELFKTESLFEPSVAELLLESTKEDILRQTALTGILFRMENAGNVLKLLM, translated from the coding sequence ATGAGGGTGAACGACGTAAGTCTGATGCGGTACATTCAGCAACTCAGCCTTGAAAGAAAAGCCCCCACACCGGGAAGTTTCCTCTTCAACACAGTATCTGAACTTGCCGTTCAGCAGAAATTGAGAGGACAGATAGAAGGATACAAAACGACACTTTCACAAATATACAACGGAATAGGTCTTCTGAAAACGGCCAACGCGGGACTTGAAAGCATATCAACAGCGCTTCAGAGGGCAAGAGAACTCGCCGTTCAGGCTTCGAACGCTACTCTCACAGACGCAGAAAGATCCATGATACAGAAAGAATACGAGGAGATAATGCGCGGTGTGAAAAGGATTATCCAGCAGACAACTTACAACGAACAGAGGGTGCTCGCCGGAGACGTTCGAAACCTTGTGATCCAAACTGGACCCAATGAAGGACAGAACGTAACGGTGAACATACCAAACCTCGAAGAGACTCTCTCCGAACTGTTTGAAGTGGACCTTTCCACCTTCGAAGGAGCACAAAGATCTCTTGAAACCATAGATCAAGCTCTGGAAAACATCTCTCAGATCAGAGGAAACGTTGGATCCTGGATGAACAGGCTGGAGTCTTCAGCAAGAAGTGTGATGAACAGCTACACGGAGCTCTTCAAAACAGAAAGCCTTTTCGAACCGAGCGTGGCAGAACTTCTCCTCGAGTCAACGAAGGAAGACATTTTGAGACAGACGGCACTGACCGGAATTCTCTTCAGAATGGAAAATGCGGGAAACGTACTCAAACTCTTGATGTAG
- a CDS encoding transposase, translated as MIKASRYYPSSQLCSECGYINKEAKEWSAS; from the coding sequence GTGATAAAAGCAAGCAGATACTATCCCTCAAGTCAGCTATGCAGTGAATGTGGATACATAAATAAAGAAGCCAAAGAGTGGAGCGCATCATGA
- a CDS encoding MFS transporter, protein MSRKKAFLFIVLLGLVSLFADVTYEGARSIIGPFMKTLGASAAVLGFAVGLGELTGYAFRLISGILSDKTRKYWLFTILGYTINLFAVPALALAGNWQAALVLIIAERFGKALRTPARDVLLSFASEEVGMGKGFGIHEALDQIGAILGPLALTFALAFGKSYRFCFFILLIPALVAMVLLLTARITFPAPQEMKKKKDNPVDRNLGKTYWFYLTIVSMVAFAFADFPIIAYHMKSFEVAKDFFVPATYSLAMAVDAVAALVFGHLFDKKGFVALAYAVLLSSFFPVLSFSNSFPLIFAGVILWGIGMGAQESIMRAVVAKIVPAEKRGFAYGMFFTVYGVFWFSGSWIMGTLYDINRFYLILFSFVIQFAAALLLLRMKRYEW, encoded by the coding sequence ATGTCCAGAAAAAAGGCCTTCCTATTCATCGTGCTTTTGGGACTGGTCAGCCTCTTTGCAGACGTTACTTACGAAGGTGCAAGGAGCATCATTGGACCGTTCATGAAGACACTGGGAGCGAGCGCTGCGGTTCTTGGATTTGCCGTAGGGCTCGGTGAACTCACAGGATACGCCTTCAGATTGATTTCGGGAATTCTGAGCGATAAGACGCGAAAGTACTGGCTTTTCACCATCCTGGGATACACGATAAATCTCTTTGCGGTGCCGGCTCTTGCACTCGCAGGAAACTGGCAGGCAGCGCTTGTTCTCATCATCGCCGAAAGATTTGGGAAGGCCCTGAGAACTCCCGCAAGGGATGTCTTGCTCTCTTTCGCTTCGGAAGAAGTTGGAATGGGCAAAGGCTTTGGCATTCATGAGGCGCTAGATCAGATCGGTGCCATCTTGGGACCTCTTGCGCTCACATTCGCCCTCGCATTTGGAAAAAGCTACAGGTTCTGCTTCTTCATTCTTCTCATACCGGCTCTCGTTGCAATGGTTCTTCTCCTCACAGCACGTATAACTTTCCCGGCTCCTCAGGAAATGAAAAAGAAGAAAGACAATCCAGTGGATCGAAATCTGGGAAAGACTTACTGGTTCTATCTTACCATCGTTTCTATGGTGGCCTTTGCTTTCGCTGATTTTCCCATCATCGCATACCACATGAAGAGTTTCGAAGTCGCAAAAGATTTCTTCGTTCCTGCGACTTACTCACTCGCGATGGCCGTGGATGCGGTGGCTGCGCTGGTTTTCGGTCATTTGTTCGATAAAAAGGGTTTCGTTGCCCTGGCCTACGCGGTTCTTCTCTCTTCTTTCTTTCCCGTGCTTTCTTTTTCGAACAGTTTTCCGCTCATCTTTGCCGGAGTGATTCTCTGGGGAATCGGTATGGGAGCGCAGGAATCGATCATGAGAGCGGTTGTAGCGAAGATCGTACCTGCAGAAAAGCGTGGATTCGCTTACGGAATGTTCTTCACCGTGTACGGTGTTTTCTGGTTCTCTGGATCGTGGATCATGGGAACACTCTATGATATCAACCGGTTCTATCTGATACTGTTCTCTTTCGTAATACAGTTTGCAGCGGCTCTGCTCCTTCTTAGAATGAAAAGATACGAATGGTGA
- a CDS encoding M20 family metallopeptidase, whose translation MKWIEIYKKLVNIDTGPDLPFEEKLRRTSFLTEILEDLGFRVEKREAVYVAFRGKPPYITLIGHLDTVFPEGESKRRPFVVEGNIAKGPGVCDMKGGVVILLESLKRFLQQNETDLCVILNVDEELGSPLSGEVFKEVSGMSSHCLSFEPGRENGELISSRKGIISLWLFACGKKGHASRLDEGANAIVELAFKVVELTSLNGKLPNLTLNPTIVKGGAGSNLTPDKAEVYFDVRYYDGKEYEFLEETLKRLSAVQPEANVSYNLKLRRLPMKEDPDFVNIVRMSAEEMGMTVSFVRATGGGDVAFFSQNGVPSIDGLGIPGGKMHSEDEYARLDQFEDRVNLVVHLLRKLGGEKNVR comes from the coding sequence ATGAAGTGGATCGAAATTTACAAAAAACTCGTGAACATCGACACAGGACCCGATCTTCCATTCGAGGAGAAACTGAGGCGAACGTCGTTTTTGACAGAGATTCTCGAAGATCTTGGTTTTAGAGTGGAAAAGAGAGAAGCCGTTTATGTAGCCTTCCGTGGAAAACCGCCTTACATCACCCTCATAGGACATCTCGACACTGTCTTTCCCGAAGGTGAATCGAAGAGAAGACCTTTCGTGGTAGAGGGAAATATCGCCAAAGGTCCTGGTGTTTGTGACATGAAAGGGGGAGTCGTGATTCTTCTCGAGTCTTTGAAAAGATTCCTCCAACAGAACGAAACCGATCTCTGCGTGATCCTGAACGTGGATGAAGAACTGGGATCACCGCTCAGTGGAGAAGTGTTCAAAGAAGTTTCCGGTATGAGTTCCCACTGTCTATCCTTCGAGCCTGGAAGAGAAAACGGAGAGCTCATATCCTCCAGAAAGGGAATCATCTCACTGTGGTTGTTCGCTTGTGGAAAAAAAGGACACGCTTCGAGACTGGACGAAGGAGCCAACGCGATCGTTGAATTGGCTTTCAAAGTGGTGGAACTCACTTCACTGAACGGAAAACTTCCAAACCTTACTCTGAATCCAACAATCGTAAAGGGTGGTGCTGGGAGCAACTTGACACCAGACAAAGCGGAGGTTTATTTCGATGTCAGATACTACGACGGCAAAGAATATGAGTTTCTCGAAGAAACACTGAAACGACTCTCCGCTGTACAGCCTGAAGCGAACGTTTCTTACAACTTGAAACTCAGAAGGCTTCCTATGAAAGAAGATCCTGATTTTGTGAATATCGTGAGGATGTCTGCCGAAGAGATGGGAATGACTGTGAGTTTTGTGAGGGCAACGGGTGGAGGTGACGTGGCGTTTTTCTCGCAGAACGGCGTCCCTTCCATAGACGGCCTGGGTATTCCCGGTGGTAAGATGCACTCCGAGGATGAATACGCAAGACTCGATCAATTTGAAGATAGGGTGAATCTGGTTGTACATCTTTTGAGAAAACTTGGAGGTGAAAAAAATGTTCGTTGA
- a CDS encoding pyruvate carboxylase subunit B — MFVDTTLRDGHQSLIATRMRTEDMLPALEAFDRMNFHSMEVWGGATFDVAVRFLNENPWERLKKIREGLKNTKIQMLLRGQNLVGYRHYADDVVELFIKKVAEYGLDIIRIFDALNDERNLQKSIEESKKHGLHVQVAISYTVSPVHTLDYYLDFARKLLDMGVDSICIKDMAGLLTPKRAYELVRALKEKFGVPVEVHSHCTTGFAPLAYQAAYEAGADFFDTAISPFSMGTSQPTFETMYYAFKGNGKEDFDREALKFLVDHFTKVRMKYVEYDVGMKYPDSRIIFSQIPGGMYSNLLKQLKEQRMEHLLDKVLEEVPRVQKDLGYPPLVTPTSQIVGVQAFLNVVYGRYERVTNETRNYVKGLYGRPPAPIDPDLVKKILGDEKPIDCRPADLLEPELDKTRKELGILVETDEDLLIAVILGEVGRKFLRKKYEEKIGVDFNYLESLSDFTDDMPVYPV, encoded by the coding sequence ATGTTCGTTGATACAACCTTAAGAGATGGGCATCAATCTCTGATCGCGACGAGGATGAGAACGGAAGATATGCTGCCTGCTCTCGAAGCGTTCGACAGAATGAATTTTCACTCCATGGAAGTCTGGGGAGGAGCAACCTTCGATGTCGCCGTTAGATTTCTGAACGAAAATCCATGGGAGAGGTTGAAAAAGATAAGAGAGGGTTTGAAGAACACGAAGATTCAGATGCTTCTGAGAGGACAGAATCTCGTTGGCTACAGGCACTACGCGGACGATGTTGTGGAGCTTTTCATAAAGAAAGTGGCGGAGTATGGACTGGATATCATACGTATCTTCGATGCGCTGAACGATGAAAGAAACCTGCAGAAATCTATTGAAGAGTCAAAAAAGCACGGTCTTCATGTTCAGGTAGCGATCAGTTACACGGTGAGTCCTGTCCACACTCTCGATTACTATCTTGACTTCGCAAGAAAACTTCTGGATATGGGAGTGGACTCGATTTGTATAAAGGACATGGCGGGGCTTCTCACTCCAAAAAGGGCTTACGAACTCGTCAGGGCTTTGAAGGAGAAATTCGGTGTTCCCGTTGAGGTCCATTCTCACTGTACCACGGGCTTTGCTCCCCTTGCGTATCAAGCGGCTTACGAAGCAGGGGCGGATTTCTTCGATACGGCTATTTCTCCGTTTTCCATGGGAACGTCTCAGCCAACTTTTGAAACCATGTATTACGCCTTCAAAGGAAACGGAAAAGAGGATTTTGACAGAGAAGCGCTGAAGTTTCTGGTAGATCACTTCACGAAAGTGAGAATGAAATACGTTGAGTACGACGTGGGGATGAAGTATCCAGATTCGAGGATCATATTCTCACAGATTCCCGGTGGGATGTACTCCAACCTTCTCAAACAGCTGAAGGAGCAGAGAATGGAGCACCTGCTGGATAAGGTCCTCGAAGAGGTTCCGAGGGTTCAAAAAGACCTCGGTTATCCACCACTCGTCACACCAACGAGTCAGATCGTGGGTGTTCAGGCGTTTCTCAACGTGGTCTATGGTAGATACGAGCGAGTAACCAACGAAACGAGGAACTACGTGAAAGGGCTTTATGGCAGACCACCCGCACCGATCGATCCTGATCTGGTGAAAAAAATTCTTGGTGATGAGAAGCCTATAGATTGCAGACCTGCCGATCTTCTGGAACCCGAACTGGATAAAACAAGGAAAGAGTTGGGAATACTTGTCGAAACGGACGAAGACCTCCTCATCGCCGTGATCCTGGGAGAGGTTGGCAGGAAATTTTTGAGGAAGAAGTACGAGGAGAAGATCGGCGTGGACTTCAACTATCTCGAGTCTCTCTCTGACTTTACCGATGACATGCCGGTGTATCCAGTGTGA
- a CDS encoding sensor histidine kinase produces MISLRTFLITFLVNIALLGIFWGNRMDFVDVVVFSFFSALFVSLTTHILVTSRLRKLRESVARKSRFEDFLNDEITKLAEEVNSVVENSLIQEKETEKLKDIVTGFVHDVKSLIWNKVEDENLQKIIEEFYEFARLEAGLERLRKEPVNLVELVNDVVEKFPGMVSFKYNDAVIVEADPVKLFRAFYNVIENAVKYSSGPVEVYVKKDRVIVKGPGPEIPYEVRANLFEKKKKSKGTGLGLYLAREFFEMHGFRIIYGREGNHNVFEIHTGYTGMSSVKSERDSR; encoded by the coding sequence ATGATTTCTCTGAGAACTTTTCTCATTACCTTTCTTGTGAACATCGCTTTACTCGGAATTTTTTGGGGAAACAGGATGGATTTTGTGGATGTCGTTGTTTTCTCCTTTTTTTCAGCGCTCTTTGTCAGCCTCACTACCCATATTTTGGTGACCAGTAGATTGAGGAAGCTCAGGGAATCCGTGGCCAGAAAAAGCCGATTTGAAGACTTCCTGAACGACGAGATCACGAAACTCGCCGAAGAGGTGAACTCAGTAGTTGAAAATTCGCTGATTCAGGAAAAAGAAACAGAAAAATTGAAAGACATCGTCACCGGTTTTGTGCATGATGTGAAATCGCTCATATGGAACAAGGTTGAGGACGAAAATCTGCAGAAGATCATAGAAGAATTCTACGAATTCGCCAGGCTCGAAGCCGGTCTCGAAAGGTTGAGAAAAGAGCCTGTAAATCTCGTCGAACTCGTGAACGATGTGGTAGAAAAATTCCCTGGGATGGTCAGTTTCAAATACAATGACGCTGTGATAGTCGAAGCTGATCCCGTGAAACTTTTCAGAGCCTTTTACAACGTGATAGAAAACGCCGTGAAGTACTCTTCGGGACCGGTGGAAGTCTATGTGAAAAAAGACAGAGTCATTGTGAAAGGTCCCGGGCCAGAGATTCCCTACGAGGTGCGCGCAAACCTCTTCGAGAAAAAGAAAAAAAGCAAAGGTACAGGACTGGGCCTGTACCTCGCAAGGGAATTTTTTGAAATGCACGGATTCAGAATCATTTACGGAAGAGAAGGAAACCACAACGTTTTTGAAATTCACACTGGATACACCGGCATGTCATCGGTAAAGTCAGAGAGAGACTCGAGATAG
- a CDS encoding response regulator transcription factor: MMWKIAVVDDDRNILKTVSEKLQQLGEVKTFLTGEDFLNDEEVFHVVVLDVMLPDYSGYEICRMIKETRPETWVILLTLLSDDESVLKGFEAGADDYVTKPFNPEILLARAKRFLEREKKGLYDFGDLKIDATGFAVFLRGKRIHLPKKEFEILLFLAENAGKVVAREKLLETFWEDPVSPRVVDTVIKRIRKAIEDDPNRPRYIKTIWGVGYMFTGGER; this comes from the coding sequence ATGATGTGGAAGATAGCCGTTGTGGATGACGACAGAAACATTTTGAAAACGGTGAGTGAGAAACTCCAGCAACTGGGAGAGGTAAAAACCTTCCTCACAGGAGAAGATTTTTTGAACGACGAGGAAGTCTTTCATGTTGTGGTTTTGGACGTCATGCTTCCAGACTACAGCGGTTACGAGATCTGCAGGATGATAAAAGAAACCCGACCCGAAACCTGGGTGATACTCCTTACGCTCCTTTCCGATGATGAAAGCGTTCTGAAAGGATTCGAAGCGGGGGCGGACGACTACGTGACAAAACCGTTCAACCCGGAAATACTTCTTGCAAGAGCGAAAAGGTTTCTGGAGAGGGAAAAGAAGGGACTGTACGACTTCGGAGATCTGAAGATAGATGCCACTGGTTTTGCTGTGTTTTTAAGAGGGAAAAGAATACATCTTCCCAAAAAAGAATTCGAGATACTGCTCTTTCTTGCAGAAAACGCCGGGAAAGTCGTCGCGCGAGAGAAACTCTTGGAGACCTTCTGGGAAGACCCTGTCTCACCAAGGGTTGTGGATACGGTCATAAAGAGAATCAGAAAAGCCATAGAGGACGACCCAAATCGTCCTCGATACATAAAGACCATCTGGGGTGTGGGTTACATGTTCACGGGGGGAGAAAGATGA
- a CDS encoding metal ABC transporter permease has translation MSFFHDLVEYSFLRTAFVGGILVASLSGLVSPIVVFRRMEFIGDGTAHAVFAGLAVATLTGADHRLIAFATALLFAFAVSLFSRSKISESSAIGILLPFFMAVGVVLFSVSGRYQTDVMGYLFGDVLLVNNTDVVITAVVLTLSVILTAVFRWDIKYFIVDEKMARFYGIKTDLIRFLITSFIAIAVVTTVKVVGVILTGALLILPGLVSKIFGKSLWSLTVISVIFSTGVFFVGFLTAYTLDLPPGPVVVIIAFVSFLPMLKFS, from the coding sequence TTGAGTTTCTTTCACGATCTCGTTGAGTACAGTTTCTTAAGGACAGCTTTCGTTGGGGGAATTCTGGTCGCATCTCTATCGGGCCTTGTTTCTCCAATAGTGGTTTTTAGAAGAATGGAGTTCATAGGAGATGGAACCGCACACGCGGTCTTTGCCGGGCTTGCCGTAGCCACTCTCACAGGAGCGGACCACAGATTGATCGCCTTTGCCACGGCACTTCTTTTCGCTTTTGCGGTGAGTCTCTTTTCTCGCTCCAAGATCAGCGAAAGCAGTGCCATAGGTATCCTCCTTCCCTTCTTCATGGCCGTCGGGGTGGTGCTCTTTTCTGTTTCGGGAAGGTATCAGACAGATGTGATGGGGTATCTGTTTGGCGACGTGCTCCTTGTGAACAACACCGACGTCGTGATAACGGCTGTTGTTCTCACTCTGAGTGTGATCCTTACCGCGGTGTTCAGATGGGACATCAAGTATTTCATAGTAGATGAAAAAATGGCCAGGTTCTATGGCATAAAAACGGATCTAATCCGTTTTCTGATCACGTCGTTCATCGCTATCGCCGTGGTGACGACCGTCAAAGTGGTTGGTGTGATCCTCACAGGTGCACTTCTGATCCTCCCGGGACTCGTCTCGAAGATATTCGGAAAATCTCTCTGGTCACTCACAGTGATATCCGTCATCTTCAGCACCGGCGTTTTCTTCGTGGGGTTTCTGACTGCCTACACTCTCGACCTACCACCAGGTCCGGTTGTTGTGATCATCGCTTTCGTTTCTTTCCTTCCAATGCTAAAATTCTCATGA
- a CDS encoding metal ABC transporter ATP-binding protein → MKIVEVKNLTYRINDFEILKNVTFSVEEGEFVGIIGPNGAGKTTLVKILVGEIKNYEGKVKVRGKIGYLPQLHQVQREFPITVKEFAAMGMYGRYRKIDWGKVRSTLKDVGILHKENDLIKNLSGGEFQRLSLARALLSDPDILVLDEPEAGVDEMGKASFYELLNRFRKEKNITVIMVSHDIGMVFKECSTILCLNKTLHCHGPTETINPEDLKKIFTDFDIWIRGTRHYEIYHGRGRD, encoded by the coding sequence ATGAAAATCGTAGAGGTGAAGAATCTGACCTACAGAATAAACGATTTTGAGATCCTGAAGAATGTAACCTTCTCCGTGGAAGAAGGAGAATTCGTTGGAATAATCGGCCCGAACGGGGCAGGGAAAACCACGCTTGTAAAAATTCTGGTGGGGGAGATAAAGAATTATGAAGGCAAGGTAAAAGTCAGGGGGAAGATAGGTTACCTTCCACAGCTCCATCAGGTTCAGAGAGAGTTTCCCATCACCGTAAAAGAGTTCGCTGCGATGGGAATGTACGGCAGGTACAGAAAGATAGACTGGGGAAAGGTGAGATCGACCTTGAAAGATGTGGGGATCCTTCACAAAGAAAACGATCTGATAAAAAACCTCTCAGGTGGTGAATTCCAGAGACTATCACTCGCGAGGGCTCTTCTTTCAGATCCAGATATTCTCGTATTGGACGAACCTGAGGCTGGAGTGGATGAAATGGGGAAGGCTTCCTTTTACGAGCTTCTGAACCGATTTAGGAAAGAAAAAAATATCACAGTCATCATGGTCAGCCACGACATCGGCATGGTGTTCAAAGAATGCAGTACCATCCTGTGTCTCAACAAGACCCTTCACTGCCACGGTCCCACTGAAACGATCAATCCCGAAGACCTCAAGAAAATCTTCACAGACTTCGACATATGGATCAGAGGAACAAGACACTACGAGATCTACCATGGGAGGGGAAGAGATTGA